The genomic DNA AAAAACAGGAAGACATGACTAATTCCAGTTTCCTGAATAGATGCAACTACCCCAGACTAAGTCTGCAGTCCAACGTTTATAACATCAAGTTGGTTTAttcaaaataaaacaaataacTGAATAAAACATGTTTAGATTAATATTATTTCTAACAAAATATATTTCATATGTAATGGAGATATGCTCTTCGTCAGATGTTTACAAGCAATCTTTGAAGTTATGCatatatattagtatatataaGTGGTCCAATGCTCATTACCACAAATAATTTCATAGATGACACATTTAAAGTTACCTGCGGGGAATAAACATGGAAGCACTAATGTCACAAAGCTCATACCACAAAGGGATTCTTTGGTGAGACCTATTGAAAGCATAAACAATGGTCACGCGAAAGGGCACCTAGACTTGGAATGTGCATTAATGTGTAAAATATATGGATCCCATCGAATCCATAATCCACCATTATTGTGGTAATCATAATTAAAAATCCATCATATTAAACCAGCTTAAGGCGTGCTTTCATAGTTCCTAGTTAGGGTTGGTTTAGCTTTTTACTGTTAATATAATTCATATCTTCGTTATGTAAGATTTAAAAAAACTCCATTAATCTAATGCCTTAATTTATGTTTATTATCATTTAAATTATATAATACCTTCAATTATCATGACGGCATTGACATATTCATTAAAACCACAGTGATTAATTTTTTATGATATATAGGGTAGTTGTAatgttttgatattttttataatatattaatttaGATTATTTAacattaattatttaatgatatCAATGCATTATAATTAAATTAGTTTGTGtaagtttattttttttataatcaGGGTATTGTTTTAAAAGTATTAGTTAAAAATATAGTAAGGATTTTGATAAAAAAGTGTGAAGGTTTAAAAATAGAAATAAAGAAGAGTGAGGATTTGTAAAAAAAAGGTTTTACATTATTTTATCAAATAAGAGAAGAGTGTTGGAAATTGTCTATGTCAAGGATCAAGATCTGCCAAGGAGTCTAGGATCTGATAGAGGTATCAGGATGTGTACCCAATCAGGATATGTCTAACAGTCAGGGTTTCACTAGTACGGAAGACACTTTAGGAGTCGCACCTATAGTGTCGGTTGAATAGAGAACCGACATTATTTACTGCCTAATGCGTCGTTTAAATAGAGAACCGACGCATTTTTCTATTTTTCAAAGCTAAAGGCGTCGGTCGTTTCAATTAACCGACGCTGTAGAGTTAGAATAGCGTCGGTCAAGTTGAATGTCGTCGCTAGTTTGGTCGTCTGTGTCGGTTGGTCAAACGACCGACGCTGTTGGTTTTGCTATTGTGTCGGTCTTTTTTTAGCCGACGCTATTAAGATAATATACAGTGTCGGTTTTCTTTTTGACCGACATaagaagaaataatttaaaaaaaaataaaaacaaacgCGGGTTAACATATGCGGGTGTTCATCTCCTGCTACTATTCCACTTTAAACCTTTCATCTCCTGCTACTAAAATTTTTCTTCCAATTCTAGGGTTCGATTGTTGGCTCTGAGGAAGGGGAATCGACTGGGTTTCGATTGTGGGGTTTTGGCTCCTGCTGCTTAAACAATCGAAGAGGGTGCTGCTTAAGCATCTTCATAAAGGTAATCCATCAACTTGCTTTCACAGTTTCTATTTgctatatacatacatacatatatacacacacgtGTATATGAATCTGTAAATTTCAGAATCTGCTTTGTTTTGATTGAATTTATCTAGCATACATCAATTACTTTATGTTAATGTTCTTGAGtttaaatttattataatttgaTTGATTAATTGTATCAGTTGATTTTAGATTCAGATAAGTTTAAATTACAAAGTGACTCTGATCATTTCGTATTTTTTCCGAAGATGTGTTCGTTGATTTTATTGTAATTGAAACATAAAGAATTGACTTGATATTATAGAAATTCAGTTTACTTGTGTAGAATGTGAAAATCAAGCTCTGTGCGCAACCGTTAATTACCTGCTTTGTTTGTTTGTTCTCAATAACGTAATGTAAATATTTGTGTTCATCCTTCAATTAATGTTTGAACACTTGAAATTCATTGTAGTTGCTGAGTCTAACGGCTTCTGCTACTACTGCTTCACTATTTCCTTTGTGTCATTTCGTTTTACAGGTCGAATGTAAGAGTTTTCTCTAATTTATAGATTACATCATGATCAGGTCAAACATACTCAGCAAGAAAAAAGTTGAGAAACTTCTACTGTGCAATTTGGAAACGTAAAACATTTTAGCATCTTTATTTATCACTTACTTTCCCGATCTAAATCTCTAACTGCTAATTTACAAAGGAAATGAGAACAGTTAAAATAAACACTAGGTTACTGATATACAATAGTTGTTTATAGCTTTGTGACCAATAATTTGTCCATATTGGTTTCAGAACATTCGTCATTCAAGCTTGTTTGCGATTATCTCTTTAAAATTGAGTCGTGCTGCCAATTAAAATTCTGCAAACTGGTTCTCAAACTCTGTTATAGTTTGTAGGAGCACTTTGTTAAAAGAAGACAACATCTTGTAGGTCCCAATAATTCATCTCTCAAGGCTTTGGAAATTTTAACTGGCTGGTATATCCTTGTTCAGGTATGGTTTGCAGGAGCGATTTGTTTTCTCTTCTGAAACTAGATAGATTTATTATATATGCTTGTAAATGGGTGATTTCTGTTAAGTTCTGCATATTAGTTTTCTTGCCAGGATGCATCATTCAGGTACAATCAGCACGTTAAAATGAATCTGAAACATTGCAATCAGCACGCTACTTTGTCCTGTAATTGTTAACATAACAGAAACCAGTATGCTATTTTATATAGAAATATGAAGCAAATAGCTTGTTGTTCTTGCTGTTTGTGCTCATCAAAATGAAAGGAGTATCAATCTCCCCATTTTTTATGATTATAACCTATTTAGGAGAATTAACAGCTCCCCCTAAATCCCTGCATAAAATGTTAATATAAAATCTGCtacaaaattaatttaatataatatgaACTTCTTCCATTCATTTTTGATAGAAAGAGAACATGGATCGTCTCACGTGGATGTATAAAATACCACGGGTCTCGCATGACTATGTTAATGGTGTTAATGAGTTCATTGCATGTGCGGTAGAAAATCTAAAGAAGAAACAGACCGAACATGGAAAAGAAGACAGGATCACATGTCCATATCGTGATTGTTCTAATCTGAAAAAGTATCCTAATATTGACACTGTTCATGAGCATTTATTTCGCCGTGGTTTCATGGAAGATTATACTAAGTGGATTTGGCATGGGGAGGGAATACACACTAGCAAGACTGAGACTTCTAGCATAATTTATGAAAGTTATGGAGATAGTCTGCCTCGTAATGAAGAAGATAATGCTGAAAATGATAGGGTTGAAGAGATGATCCAAGATGTTGAAGAAATCCTAGTGCACCAACCAGAAGTTTTGGAGAACTTGGTTGATGATTCTAAAAAATCTCTCTATCATGGGTGCAATGTTCAATTTACTAGGTTATCAACAACCTTGAAGTTGTGTAAACTCAAAGTAAAAAATGGTTGGAGTGACAAGAGTTTCACTGAAATGCTCAAACTTTTAGCAGAAATGCTTCCCGCAAAAAATGAGCTTCCCACTTCCACATACGAGGCGAAGAAGATAGTGTCCAATGGGTATGAATGTAAAGAAGATACATGCTTGTCCAAATGATTGTGTGCTCTTTCGTAAGGAGCATGAACATTTACCTACATGTCCAAAGTGTGGAGCCTCCCGATATAAGCGGGATAGAAATAATTCTTTTATTAATGACAAGAGGCCTCCTGTCAAGGTGTTGCGCTACTTACCCATAGTGGAACGATTTAGACGTCTTTTTGCAAATTCCAATGATGCAAAGCTTGTAAGGTGGCACGTGGAAGGGAGAAAATCAGATGGAATGCTCCGACACCCGGCTGACTCTCCGCAATGGAGAACCATTGATGGTAAATTCCCAGAATTTGGAGGAGAAGTTAGAAATCTACGACTAGGGCTTTGTGCAGACGGCATGAATCCGTATCACACTCTAAGCTCTACACATAGCACTTGGCCAGTTCTTCTAACGATATATAACTTGCCTCCTTGGCTATGCATGAAACGTAAGTACATCATGTTGACATTGTTAATCCCTAGTCCGAAAGAAGCTGGAAATAATATAGATGTTTATCTTCAGCCACTTATTGAGGATTTAAAGTTATCGTGGGATCAAGGTGAGAAGATGTATGATGCATACAGTCAGATATATTTCAATTTTCGTGCCATGATCTTCTGCACTATAAGTGACTTTCCCGGCTATGGTAACCTCTCAGGTTACACGATTAAAGGAGCTAAAGCATGTCCGATTTGTGAAGACGCTACGATTGATCTTCGTCTGAAAAACTGCAAAAAAATGTATATATGGGTCATCGCACGTTTCTTCCACTTACTCACCCTTATCGTAAGAGGAAAAATGATTTTGATGGGACTATCGAGACTCGACTAGCTCGTTTTCCATTAACCGGGAAGGAGGTCTTTGAACGAGTTAAAGACATTGATGTTGTTCTTGGGAAGCTGTATAAAAAGCCAACTCCGAATAGTatttggaagaaaagatctaTATTTTGGGATCTACCATATTGGGAACACTTGCAAGTGAGACATTGCCTTGACTTTATGCATATTGAAAAAAATGTTTGTGAAAGCATTATCAGGACACTATTGAATATACATGGTAAGACGAAGGATGGGATGAAAGCCAGGCTAGACTTGCAAGAGCTGGGTGTACGAGCTGAGTTAGCACCACAACAATCTGGTAAACATGCGTATCTACCTCCCGCTTGTTACACTTTGTCTAGGAAAGAGAAAATAAGCTTTTGTGAGTGTTTATCAAGTGTCAAAG from Apium graveolens cultivar Ventura chromosome 5, ASM990537v1, whole genome shotgun sequence includes the following:
- the LOC141660050 gene encoding uncharacterized protein LOC141660050; this encodes MDRLTWMYKIPRVSHDYVNGVNEFIACAVENLKKKQTEHGKEDRITCPYRDCSNLKKYPNIDTVHEHLFRRGFMEDYTKWIWHGEGIHTSKTETSSIIYESYGDSLPRNEEDNAENDRVEEMIQDVEEILVHQPEVLENLVDDSKKSLYHGCNVQFTRLSTTLKLCKLKVKNGWSDKSFTEMLKLLAEMLPAKNELPTSTYEAKKIVSNGRLFANSNDAKLVRWHVEGRKSDGMLRHPADSPQWRTIDGKFPEFGGEVRNLRLGLCADGMNPYHTLSSTHSTWPVLLTIYNLPPWLCMKRKYIMLTLLIPSPKEAGNNIDVYLQPLIEDLKLSWDQGEKMYDAYSQIYFNFRAMIFCTISDFPGYGNLSGYTIKGAKACPICEDATIDLRLKNCKKMTLLNIHGKTKDGMKARLDLQELGVRAELAPQQSGKHAYLPPACYTLSRKEKISFCECLSSVKVPSGYSSNLKNLVSMKDLKLLGLKSYDCHVLMQHLLPVAIRGILPRHVRVVITKLCFFFNAICSKVIDPLTLEKLQADIIVKLCEFEMYFLHSFLDIMVHLVTHLVREIKIYGPLYVRQMYPFERFLCILKAYVRNRRHPEASIVGGYSVEETIEFCTDYLASTDPVGIPRSRHEGRLDSQGTVGHKMITLGAEMLDRAHLFVLQHMTKVNPYLQEHILEIR